In one Lolium rigidum isolate FL_2022 chromosome 3, APGP_CSIRO_Lrig_0.1, whole genome shotgun sequence genomic region, the following are encoded:
- the LOC124704720 gene encoding uncharacterized protein LOC124704720 gives KIGSTRQAIPPGIALAVLKKPSIIPSPDSDSIFMPADPGAAQPNPGASSPKSGASKPNPPATMPNPGTSQSNPGASSPNSGASKPNPPASKPNPATMQLNPEAPAQEALLVSVFEIRCVPSWAQEFLSYLTDGVLPDNRVQARQIERRAKAYTIINHQLYKRSVSGVFQRCVEPAEGIELLREIHQGECGHHASSRAIVAKAFRHGFYWPTALRDAEELVKKCNGCQRFAKKRHQPASALKTIPITWPFAVWG, from the coding sequence aagattggctcaacccggcaagccattccgccgggcatcgccttggcggttctcaagaagccgtccatcataccgtcaccggactcggattcaatattcatgccggctgacccgggggctgctcagccgaacccgggggcttcatcgcccaagtcgggggcttcaaagccaaacccgccggctaccatgccgaacccggggacttctcagtccaacccgggggcttcatcgccaaactcgggggctagcaagccgaacccgccggctagcaagccgaacccggcgaccatgcagttgaatccggaagctcccgcgcaggaggccctgttggtcagcgtattcgagataagatgcgtaccttcatgggcacaagaattcctctcctacctcaccgacggtgtgctgcctgataatagagtccaggccaggcagattgagagaagggccaaggcctacacaatcatcaaccaccagctatacaaacgcagcgtaagtggggtgttccagcggtgcgtcgagccggctgaagggattgaactcctacgggaaatccatcaaggagagtgcggacatcacgcctcgtctagagccatagtggccaaggccttccggcacggtttttactggccgactgcgctcagagacgcagaagagttggtgaagaagtgcaacggctgtcagcgcttcgcaaagaagagacaccagccggcttccgccctgaaaaccatccccatcacgtggccatttgccgtatggggc